Proteins encoded within one genomic window of Lysinibacillus louembei:
- the rapZ gene encoding RNase adapter RapZ: MENQVYAQELVIISGMSGAGKTVAVQSFEDLGFYCVDNIPPELLTTFLALMRDSERKISRIAVVMDLRGHQFFESVPEVLKELANQEETQGNILFLDADDETLVRRYKETRRSHPLAPAGLLLDGIKLERQLLAEIKSQAKTVINTSKLKPRELREMITSKFAHSNKPIFSVNVMSFGFKHGMPIDADLVFDVRFLKNPYYVEELRQKTGLQTEVSSYVLATEETQQLISKLTDLLQFMVPLYKKEGKSQLVIAFGCTGGQHRSVTLAEYFGKLLNQIEHTVVTHRDIKHRKA, translated from the coding sequence ATGGAAAATCAAGTATATGCACAAGAGCTAGTAATTATTTCAGGAATGTCAGGTGCTGGAAAGACGGTGGCAGTGCAAAGCTTTGAGGATTTAGGTTTTTATTGTGTCGATAATATCCCGCCAGAGCTACTTACGACATTTTTAGCCTTAATGCGTGATTCAGAGCGGAAAATTTCACGCATTGCTGTTGTGATGGACTTGCGCGGACATCAATTTTTTGAGTCGGTACCAGAGGTGTTAAAGGAGCTGGCAAATCAAGAGGAGACTCAAGGAAATATTTTATTTTTAGATGCTGATGATGAAACCTTAGTGAGACGCTATAAAGAAACACGTCGCTCACACCCTTTAGCGCCAGCAGGCTTATTGCTAGATGGCATTAAATTAGAGCGCCAATTGCTTGCGGAAATTAAAAGCCAGGCAAAAACTGTTATTAATACATCCAAGCTGAAGCCTAGAGAGCTACGCGAAATGATTACGAGCAAATTTGCACATTCAAATAAGCCAATTTTTTCAGTGAACGTTATGTCCTTTGGCTTTAAGCATGGTATGCCAATCGATGCAGATTTAGTTTTTGATGTACGCTTTTTGAAAAATCCATATTATGTGGAGGAGCTACGTCAAAAGACAGGCTTGCAAACAGAAGTTTCCTCTTATGTTTTAGCAACAGAGGAAACACAGCAGTTAATTAGCAAACTAACAGATTTACTTCAATTTATGGTGCCTCTTTATAAAAAAGAGGGGAAATCACAGCTCGTCATAGCCTTTGGTTGTACAGGTGGGCAGCATCGCTCTGTGACATTAGCTGAATATTTCGGAAAGCTGCTTAACCAAATAGAGCATACTGTCGTGACACATCGAGATATTAAACATAGAAAGGCTTGA
- a CDS encoding gluconeogenesis factor YvcK family protein, translating to MEKHNKKIVVIGGGTGLSTVIRGLKKKPFDITAIVTVADDGGSSGRLRDDYDIPPPGDIRNVIAALSDVEPLVEQMFQYRFAHSEDLSGHSLGNLMLTALTDITGDFSHAIAEMSKVLNVHGKVLPASNKKITLHAELVDGTYIEGESRIPHAEAAVKRVFLSPQDVTPLPAAIRAIHSADYILIGPGSLYTSIIPNLLVEELGTAVIRSKAEKIYICNLMTQKGETLNYSAADHIEAIHAHMKAPFIQKALVNNFAMPQEVIDSYQAECAEPVEVDVERIEQMGIEVIQKEIARIKNNTVRHHATNVAQWLEEYSEQKQRKKKM from the coding sequence ATGGAAAAACACAATAAAAAAATCGTAGTCATCGGTGGGGGCACAGGGCTTTCTACCGTTATACGAGGGCTAAAAAAGAAGCCCTTCGATATTACAGCTATCGTAACGGTAGCCGATGATGGCGGGTCTTCAGGGCGCCTTCGCGATGATTACGATATTCCGCCACCAGGCGATATACGTAATGTCATTGCTGCACTTTCTGATGTGGAGCCGCTCGTTGAACAAATGTTTCAATATCGTTTCGCTCATTCGGAGGATTTAAGTGGACATTCATTAGGGAATTTAATGCTAACAGCATTGACGGATATTACAGGTGACTTTAGCCATGCTATCGCAGAAATGAGCAAAGTATTAAATGTACATGGCAAAGTATTACCTGCTTCTAATAAAAAAATAACATTGCATGCCGAGCTAGTAGATGGAACATATATTGAAGGCGAATCGCGCATTCCACATGCAGAGGCAGCAGTAAAGCGCGTATTTTTATCGCCTCAAGATGTAACACCATTGCCAGCAGCAATTCGTGCGATACATAGTGCAGACTATATTTTAATTGGCCCAGGAAGCTTATATACGAGCATTATCCCGAATTTGTTAGTAGAAGAATTAGGCACCGCCGTTATTCGCTCAAAGGCGGAGAAAATATATATTTGCAATTTGATGACGCAAAAGGGTGAAACGCTAAATTATAGTGCAGCAGACCATATTGAAGCGATCCATGCACACATGAAAGCACCATTTATTCAAAAAGCACTTGTTAATAATTTTGCGATGCCACAAGAAGTGATTGATAGTTATCAGGCCGAATGTGCAGAGCCTGTGGAAGTAGATGTGGAACGCATTGAGCAAATGGGTATTGAAGTGATTCAAAAGGAAATCGCCCGCATTAAAAATAATACGGTGCGCCATCATGCAACGAATGTAGCGCAATGGCTAGAAGAATACAGCGAACAAAAACAAAGAAAAAAGAAAATGTAG
- the whiA gene encoding DNA-binding protein WhiA has translation MSFASETKKELTQVEADDESLKAEVSALIRMNGSLSFTNRQLSLDIQTENAAIARRLYTIVKKLYPYNVELLVRKKMRLKKNNVYICRVREGARELLTDLQIISDEFQFNHDISESLVQKNSHKRAYLRGAFLAGGSVNNPETSSYHLEIYSLYKEHGEALASLMNTFQLNAKTIERKKGFVTYLKEAEKISDFLSLVGAHQAMLKFEDVRIVRDMRNSVNRIVNCETANLNKTIGAALRQVENIRYIDNAIGLDQLPEKLREIARLRVEYQDVTLKELGEMVSTGVVSKSGVNHRLRKIDEIAEALRRGEKI, from the coding sequence ATGTCGTTTGCATCAGAAACAAAAAAAGAGCTAACACAGGTCGAGGCTGATGATGAGAGCTTAAAGGCGGAGGTTTCTGCATTAATTCGCATGAATGGCTCTTTATCATTTACAAATCGTCAGCTTAGCTTAGATATTCAAACGGAAAATGCAGCAATTGCCAGACGACTTTATACAATCGTCAAAAAGCTTTACCCATATAATGTTGAACTACTTGTGCGTAAAAAGATGCGCTTAAAGAAAAATAATGTATATATTTGTCGCGTACGTGAAGGTGCACGTGAATTGTTAACAGATTTGCAAATTATTTCAGATGAATTTCAATTTAATCATGACATCTCTGAATCCCTTGTACAAAAAAATAGCCATAAAAGAGCCTATTTACGTGGAGCCTTTTTAGCAGGGGGCTCTGTCAATAATCCAGAAACATCGTCCTATCATTTAGAAATTTATTCGTTATATAAAGAGCATGGTGAAGCACTCGCCAGCTTGATGAATACATTCCAGCTAAATGCTAAAACGATTGAACGGAAAAAAGGCTTTGTGACGTATTTAAAAGAAGCGGAGAAAATTTCAGATTTTTTAAGCTTAGTAGGAGCACATCAGGCAATGCTAAAATTTGAAGATGTGCGCATTGTGAGAGATATGAGGAACAGTGTAAACCGCATTGTAAACTGTGAAACGGCGAATTTGAATAAAACGATTGGAGCAGCGTTGCGCCAAGTTGAAAATATACGCTATATTGATAATGCTATCGGATTGGACCAGCTACCCGAAAAGCTGCGCGAAATTGCACGCCTACGTGTAGAATATCAAGATGTAACATTGAAGGAGCTTGGTGAAATGGTATCAACAGGCGTTGTCAGCAAATCGGGTGTTAACCACCGCCTGCGCAAAATTGATGAAATTGCTGAAGCGCTTCGCCGTGGTGAAAAAATATAA
- a CDS encoding HPr family phosphocarrier protein, giving the protein MIENQVEVKLKSGLQARQAALFVQQANRYKSDIFLQKDNKKVNAKSIMGVMSLAIARGTQLTLIAAGDDAEKAVATLTQFIEQED; this is encoded by the coding sequence ATGATTGAAAACCAAGTAGAAGTTAAATTGAAATCAGGATTGCAGGCGAGACAGGCGGCGCTTTTTGTACAGCAAGCAAATCGCTATAAATCCGATATTTTTTTACAAAAGGATAATAAAAAAGTAAATGCAAAATCCATTATGGGCGTCATGAGCTTAGCAATTGCTAGAGGCACACAGCTGACTTTAATTGCTGCTGGCGACGATGCTGAAAAAGCTGTTGCTACATTGACGCAATTTATTGAACAGGAAGACTAA